In the Deltaproteobacteria bacterium genome, one interval contains:
- a CDS encoding DUF4105 domain-containing protein yields the protein MIAAAVAAIAAMSAAPAPVVDLYTMGQGDQLFERFGHAAICVQWPADADARCYNYGTTDFGSPPARLGWQFLRGTARFWVSVWPRERMIAQYVARDRSVWRQRLPLTDDQARELARRLAHDAREENRYYAYHHFRDNCATRVRDHIDAVTGGALSRDNQRPIGVTYRELGRRGLAELTPILVASVFLVGRFADVQPTGYEAMFLPDLLRAGVAERLGAAPEAVYLRRGPAFPTEGNSVAPWLLAIAAATVAPVAAARALGRGVRAGSWASAAALTALGTAVWTVALAAGMPELRWNEVALVLWPSDALLATRRGRAYGRLRVVALALVSAARAVGVLRQPLWLVVLIPLGPALIAALAPLRGETESRRSPRDAAREHAP from the coding sequence GTGATCGCGGCCGCCGTCGCGGCGATCGCCGCAATGTCCGCCGCGCCCGCACCGGTCGTGGACCTGTACACCATGGGCCAGGGCGACCAGCTGTTCGAGCGGTTCGGCCACGCGGCCATCTGCGTGCAGTGGCCCGCCGATGCCGATGCGCGCTGTTACAACTACGGAACGACCGATTTCGGCTCGCCGCCCGCGCGGCTCGGCTGGCAGTTTTTGCGCGGCACGGCGCGGTTCTGGGTGTCGGTGTGGCCGCGCGAGCGGATGATCGCGCAATACGTCGCCCGCGACCGCAGCGTATGGCGCCAGCGCCTGCCGCTGACCGACGACCAGGCGCGCGAACTCGCGCGGCGCCTCGCACACGACGCTCGCGAGGAGAATCGCTACTACGCATACCATCACTTCCGCGACAACTGCGCGACGCGCGTGCGCGACCACATCGACGCGGTCACCGGGGGCGCGCTGTCCCGCGACAACCAGCGGCCGATCGGCGTCACCTACCGCGAACTCGGCCGCCGCGGCCTGGCGGAACTCACTCCGATCCTGGTCGCGTCGGTGTTCCTCGTCGGGCGCTTCGCCGACGTGCAGCCAACCGGCTACGAAGCGATGTTTCTGCCCGACCTGCTGCGCGCGGGCGTGGCCGAGCGGCTCGGCGCCGCTCCGGAAGCGGTCTACCTCCGCCGCGGGCCCGCGTTTCCCACCGAGGGGAACTCCGTCGCGCCCTGGCTGCTCGCGATCGCCGCGGCGACGGTCGCGCCCGTCGCGGCCGCGCGAGCGCTCGGCCGCGGCGTTCGTGCCGGCAGCTGGGCGAGCGCCGCCGCGCTCACCGCGCTCGGCACCGCCGTGTGGACGGTCGCGCTGGCCGCCGGCATGCCGGAACTGCGGTGGAACGAAGTGGCGCTCGTGCTGTGGCCGAGCGACGCACTGCTCGCGACGCGGCGCGGCCGCGCGTATGGCCGACTGCGCGTCGTCGCCTTGGCGCTCGTGTCGGCGGCGCGCGCCGTCGGCGTGCTGCGGCAACCGCTTTGGCTGGTGGTCTTGATCCCGCTCGGCCCGGCGCTGATCGCCGCGCTCGCTCCGCTACGCGGCGAAACCGAGTCGCGGCGATCGCCTCGCGACGCCGCGCGCGAACACGCTCCGTGA